A section of the Streptomyces sp. CG1 genome encodes:
- a CDS encoding anion permease has protein sequence MESFSLILAIVVVTALAFDFTNGFHDTANAMATTISTGALKPKIAVAMSAALNLAGAFLSVEVAKTISKGLVDETGIRPEVIFAALVGAILWNLVTWLVGLPSSSSHALMGGLIGATVASAGFGAVHGDVLVTKVLLPAVAAPVVAGVASMLATRFSYGIGGKAEGEATRKGYRAGQIASAGLVSLAHGTNDAQKTMGIITLALIAGGAISPGSNPPVWVILSAGLAIALGTYIGGWRIIRTMGTGLTDLEPRQGFAAQTSAATAILASSHLGFSLSTTHVVSGSVMGAGLGRKGGVVRWSTATRMAVAWVLTLPAAALVGAGAESVTDLGDWGTAAVAVFLVAASATIWKISRREVIDHSNVVAETEEPAGVVTTAIAAVTPPPAGTVAEDLTATIAAPAATESTPQPAPPAAAV, from the coding sequence ATGGAAAGCTTCTCGCTGATCCTCGCGATTGTGGTGGTAACCGCACTCGCGTTTGATTTCACGAACGGTTTCCACGACACCGCCAACGCGATGGCCACCACCATCTCGACAGGCGCTCTCAAGCCCAAGATCGCAGTGGCCATGTCCGCCGCCCTCAACCTGGCGGGCGCCTTCCTCTCCGTGGAGGTCGCGAAGACGATCTCCAAGGGTCTCGTCGACGAGACCGGCATCCGTCCCGAGGTCATCTTCGCCGCCCTGGTCGGCGCGATCCTCTGGAACCTGGTCACCTGGCTGGTGGGCCTGCCCTCAAGCTCCTCGCACGCCCTGATGGGCGGTCTGATCGGCGCCACCGTCGCCTCCGCCGGCTTCGGTGCCGTACACGGTGACGTCCTGGTCACCAAGGTGCTGCTCCCGGCGGTCGCCGCGCCCGTCGTGGCGGGCGTCGCGTCGATGCTGGCCACCCGGTTCTCCTACGGCATCGGCGGCAAGGCCGAGGGCGAGGCCACCCGCAAGGGCTACCGCGCCGGCCAGATCGCCTCCGCCGGCCTGGTCTCCCTCGCCCACGGCACCAACGACGCCCAGAAGACGATGGGCATCATCACCCTCGCGCTGATCGCGGGCGGCGCCATCTCCCCCGGCTCCAACCCGCCGGTCTGGGTCATCCTCTCCGCCGGTCTGGCCATCGCGCTCGGCACCTACATCGGCGGCTGGCGCATCATCCGCACCATGGGCACGGGCCTGACCGACCTGGAGCCGCGCCAGGGCTTCGCCGCCCAGACCAGCGCCGCGACCGCCATCCTGGCCTCCTCGCACCTGGGCTTCTCCCTCTCCACCACGCACGTCGTCTCCGGTTCGGTGATGGGCGCGGGCCTCGGCCGCAAGGGCGGCGTGGTCCGCTGGTCCACGGCGACCCGGATGGCCGTCGCCTGGGTGCTCACCCTGCCGGCCGCCGCTCTGGTCGGCGCGGGCGCCGAGTCCGTCACGGACCTGGGTGACTGGGGAACCGCCGCCGTCGCCGTCTTCCTCGTCGCCGCCAGCGCCACGATCTGGAAGATCTCCCGCCGCGAGGTCATCGACCACTCCAACGTCGTCGCCGAGACCGAGGAGCCGGCCGGCGTGGTGACCACCGCCATCGCCGCCGTGACCCCGCCCCCGGCGGGCACCGTCGCCGAGGACCTGACGGCCACGATCGCCGCCCCGGCCGCCACCGAGTCCACACCCCAGCCCGCCCCGCCGGCCGCCGCCGTCTGA
- a CDS encoding lysozyme: MASERPPFRRRAGVLVAATAALALTGTASTAAAAPALAVGKPRGHDVSSHQKRVGWSASRSKGARFVYVKATESTNYRNPYFAQQYNGARKAGLVRGAYHFARPDRSSGAKQAAYFVRHGGGWRADGWTLPPALDIEYNPYNKKHKCYGLSKKRMVRWIRSFSNEVKRKTGRRPVIYTTTQWWKLCTGNSRSFSKTNPLWIALHGTRKPGALPGGWRYWTFWQYQSEGTLPGDQDLFNGSASRLRVFARSR; the protein is encoded by the coding sequence ATGGCCAGTGAACGCCCACCCTTCCGTCGCCGCGCCGGTGTCCTCGTGGCGGCCACGGCGGCGCTCGCCCTCACGGGCACCGCGAGCACCGCGGCCGCAGCTCCAGCGCTGGCCGTGGGCAAACCCCGCGGCCACGACGTCTCGTCCCACCAGAAGCGCGTCGGCTGGTCCGCCTCCCGGTCCAAGGGCGCGCGGTTCGTCTACGTCAAGGCGACCGAGTCCACGAACTACCGCAACCCCTACTTCGCCCAGCAGTACAACGGCGCGCGCAAGGCGGGCCTGGTCCGGGGCGCGTACCACTTCGCCCGGCCGGACAGGTCCTCCGGCGCCAAGCAGGCCGCGTACTTCGTGCGGCACGGCGGCGGCTGGCGGGCGGACGGCTGGACGCTGCCGCCCGCGCTCGACATCGAGTACAACCCGTACAACAAGAAACACAAGTGCTACGGGCTGAGCAAGAAGCGGATGGTCCGCTGGATCCGGTCCTTCAGCAACGAGGTCAAGCGGAAGACGGGCCGCCGCCCGGTGATCTACACGACGACCCAGTGGTGGAAGCTCTGCACCGGCAACAGCCGTTCGTTCTCGAAGACCAACCCCCTGTGGATCGCCCTGCACGGCACCAGGAAGCCGGGGGCGCTGCCGGGCGGGTGGCGGTACTGGACGTTCTGGCAGTACCAGTCCGAGGGCACGCTGCCGGGTGACCAGGATCTCTTCAACGGGTCCGCGAGCCGGCTGCGGGTCTTCGCGCGTAGCAGGTAG
- a CDS encoding cobyric acid synthase codes for MNGGLLVAGTTSDAGKSVVTAGICRWLVRQGVKVAPFKAQNMSLNSFVTREGAEIGRAQAMQAQACRIEPTALMNPVLLKPGGEQSSQVVLLGKPVGELSARGYHGGRQQKLLGTVLDCLAELRGTYDAVICEGAGSPAEINLRRTDIVNMGIARNARLPVLVVGDIDRGGVFASFFGTVALLAPEDQELIAGFLVNKFRGDVSLLEPGLEMLQDLTGRRTYGVLPFRHGLGIDEEDGLRVSLRGTVRESTVAPPVGEDVLRVAVCAIPLMSNFTDVDALAAEPGVVVRFVDRPEELADADLVVIPGTRGTVRALEWLRERGLAEALKHRAAEGRPVLGICGGFQILGEHIEDEVESREGHVDGLGILPVRVRFAREKTLTRPEGEALGERVEGYEIHHGVASMEGGEPFLDGCRVGQTWGTHWHGSLESDGFRRAFLREVAAAAGRRFVPAADTSFAALREEQLDRLGDLIEQHADTDALWRLIESGAPQGLPFIPPGAPA; via the coding sequence GTGAACGGGGGACTCCTCGTCGCCGGCACGACCTCCGACGCCGGCAAGAGCGTCGTGACGGCCGGGATCTGCCGCTGGCTGGTGCGTCAGGGCGTGAAGGTCGCGCCGTTCAAGGCGCAGAACATGTCGCTGAACTCCTTCGTGACCCGCGAGGGCGCGGAGATCGGGCGGGCGCAGGCCATGCAGGCCCAGGCCTGCCGGATCGAGCCGACCGCGCTGATGAACCCGGTGCTGCTCAAGCCGGGCGGCGAGCAGAGCAGCCAGGTGGTGCTGCTGGGCAAGCCGGTGGGCGAGCTGAGCGCACGCGGGTACCACGGCGGACGGCAGCAGAAGCTCCTCGGCACGGTGCTGGACTGCCTCGCCGAGTTGCGGGGCACGTATGACGCGGTGATCTGTGAGGGGGCGGGCAGCCCGGCCGAGATCAATCTGCGGCGGACCGACATCGTGAACATGGGGATCGCGCGCAATGCACGGCTGCCCGTGCTGGTGGTCGGCGACATCGACCGCGGGGGCGTCTTCGCCTCCTTCTTCGGCACCGTCGCCCTGCTCGCACCCGAGGACCAGGAGCTGATCGCCGGGTTCCTGGTGAACAAGTTCCGGGGCGATGTCTCCCTGCTGGAGCCCGGGTTGGAGATGCTCCAGGACCTCACCGGGCGGCGCACCTACGGCGTGCTGCCGTTCCGGCACGGGCTCGGCATCGACGAGGAGGACGGCCTGCGTGTGTCGCTGCGCGGCACGGTCCGCGAGTCGACCGTCGCTCCCCCGGTCGGCGAGGACGTGCTGCGCGTCGCCGTGTGCGCGATCCCGCTGATGTCCAACTTCACGGACGTGGACGCGCTCGCCGCCGAACCGGGGGTCGTGGTGCGGTTCGTGGACCGCCCGGAGGAGCTGGCGGACGCGGACCTGGTGGTGATCCCGGGCACGCGGGGCACGGTGCGTGCGCTGGAGTGGCTGCGCGAGCGGGGGCTGGCCGAGGCGCTGAAGCACCGGGCCGCCGAAGGCCGCCCCGTCCTCGGCATCTGCGGCGGCTTCCAGATCCTCGGCGAGCACATCGAGGACGAGGTCGAGAGCCGCGAGGGGCATGTGGACGGCCTGGGGATCCTGCCCGTGCGGGTGCGGTTCGCCCGGGAGAAGACCCTGACCCGGCCGGAAGGGGAGGCCCTCGGCGAGCGGGTCGAGGGGTACGAGATCCACCACGGCGTCGCCTCCATGGAGGGAGGAGAACCCTTCCTCGACGGCTGCCGGGTCGGCCAGACCTGGGGCACCCACTGGCACGGTTCGCTGGAGTCGGACGGCTTCCGGCGGGCCTTCCTCCGCGAGGTGGCCGCGGCCGCGGGCCGCCGCTTCGTACCGGCGGCGGACACCTCCTTCGCCGCGCTGCGCGAGGAGCAGCTCGACCGGCTCGGCGACCTGATCGAACAGCACGCGGACACGGACGCGCTCTGGCGGCTCATCGAGTCGGGCGCGCCGCAAGGACTGCCTTTCATCCCACCGGGAGCGCCTGCATGA
- a CDS encoding cobalamin biosynthesis protein, whose product MGADRSYAYGAAAGLLGDLLLGDPRRGHPVAAFGRAAAAVDGALWHDHRGWGALHTVVCAGGAVALGTVAARTVRSSPTASVALTAAATWAVVGGTSLAREARTIGSALERGDVEAARARLPHLCGRDPQALDADGIARAVVESVAENTSDAVVGALVWGAVAGVPGLLGFRAVNTLDAMVGHKSPRYRRYGWASARLDDVAGWPGARLTAVLAAAAGPDPRGALRAWKADAAKHPSPNAGPVEASFAGALGVRLGGTLSYGGRVEHRPVLGGGTGRAVQVTDIDRAVRLSRRVGLLALGTTVAARLLVKGLTKGLKGRGK is encoded by the coding sequence ATGGGTGCCGATCGCAGTTACGCGTACGGCGCCGCCGCCGGTCTTCTCGGTGACCTGCTCCTCGGCGACCCGCGCCGCGGGCATCCGGTCGCCGCGTTCGGGCGTGCGGCCGCTGCCGTGGACGGCGCGTTGTGGCACGACCACCGCGGCTGGGGCGCCCTGCACACCGTGGTGTGCGCCGGTGGCGCCGTCGCACTCGGCACGGTGGCCGCACGCACCGTACGCTCTTCCCCCACCGCCTCCGTCGCGCTGACCGCCGCCGCCACCTGGGCGGTGGTCGGCGGCACTTCGCTCGCGCGCGAGGCCCGCACCATCGGCAGCGCCCTGGAGCGCGGGGACGTCGAGGCGGCGCGGGCACGGCTGCCGCATCTGTGCGGCCGCGATCCGCAGGCGCTGGACGCCGACGGGATCGCCCGGGCCGTGGTCGAGTCGGTCGCCGAGAACACCTCCGACGCCGTCGTGGGCGCGCTGGTGTGGGGCGCGGTGGCCGGGGTGCCCGGGCTGCTCGGCTTCCGGGCGGTCAACACGCTGGACGCGATGGTCGGTCACAAGTCCCCCCGCTACCGCCGTTACGGCTGGGCCTCGGCCCGCCTCGACGACGTGGCCGGCTGGCCGGGGGCTCGGCTGACCGCCGTACTCGCCGCCGCGGCCGGACCCGACCCGCGGGGGGCCCTGCGCGCCTGGAAGGCCGATGCCGCCAAGCACCCGAGCCCCAACGCGGGCCCCGTCGAAGCGTCGTTCGCGGGCGCGCTCGGCGTCCGCCTGGGCGGCACGCTCTCCTACGGCGGCCGGGTCGAGCACCGCCCCGTGCTGGGCGGCGGCACCGGCCGGGCGGTCCAGGTGACCGACATCGACCGGGCGGTACGGCTCTCCCGCCGCGTCGGCCTGCTCGCGCTCGGTACCACGGTCGCCGCGCGCCTCCTCGTCAAAGGTCTCACCAAAGGTCTGAAGGGACGTGGGAAGTGA